AGTCGGGATTCGGATCGCCTTTCCTGCGAATACCGCACTTCGTGGCGATCAGGACCCGTTTGCGCATGCCGCGCGCCTCCTTGAGTGCGCGCCCGAAGATCCTCTCACACGCGCCTTCGCAATAGATGTCGGCCAGATCGAAAAGCGTGTAGCCGGCCTCGAAGGCGGCGAGCACCGCATTGCGCCCGGCCGTTTCTGCTTCGGGAGTGACTTTGGCGGCTTCCGAGGTTCCGGCAATCCGCCAGCAGCCGTAGGCGAGTCGGCTGCTCGTCAGTGAACTCTTGCCCAGTTGAACGCTCTGCATAGGCAAACTCTTTTCGCCCTCACGCTAAAACAGAATTGGTTTGTAGCAAAGTCATTTCACCGGTCGGATGCGGTCGCGGAAAGGACACACCGAACGCTCGAATCCTTCTGCGATGCATGAAAGTCCGCGGCGTGGATTGACGCCTCCGACCGGAGCCGGTCTGTCGCGCATCAGCCGGATCGGCGGTCATTCCCGGCCGCCTCGGAGAAAACTGGTTGACAGAGAAGTCTGTTAACATCAATCTATCCGCATCCGTTGATGAAACGGAACTCATTGCGAGTGGTCGAGGGACTGGCCCGATGACGCCACGGCAACCGATTGAAGCACGACTTCAATGACCAGGTGCCAATTCCAGCCCAAGCCGGGTCGGCTCGGGGAAGATGAGAAGAGCGGCCGGACTTTCCACCCCTTCTCATCGAATGAGGCGGGGTTTTTTGTTGCCCCGATGAGTTGTGTGGAATGTCGGCAGGATGGCAGACCGCCGTGCGCGCCATTGCATGAACGCAACGGACACGAGCCATCGCAGGAAATCTATGGAAAAGAACGCAGGTTTTATGAAGGCGCTCAGGTGCCGCGAGTGCGGACGCGAATACCCGCTGATCGCCACGCACGTGTGCGAATTTGACTTCGGACCGCTTGAGGTCGCTTACGACTATGATCGCGCGAAGAGGGCGTTGACGCCTCCGGTCATCCGGTCGCGCCCCCAAACGATGTGGCGCTATCGCGAACTGTTGCCGGTGGCGGGCGAGCCGACCGTCGGTTTCGAAGTCGGCTTCACGCCGCTCATCAAGGCGGACCGTCTCGCGCGGCGGCTCGGCGTGCGCGAGCTGTGGGTGAAAAATGACACCGTCAATTACCCGACGCTCTCGTTCAAAGACCGCGTCGTGAGCGTCGCTTTGAGTCGCGCCCGCGAGCTGGGATTCACGACCGTCGCCTGCGCCTCCACGGGCAACCTGGCAAACTCCGTGGCTGCCAACGCCGCCGCCGCCGGACTCAAGGCCTACGTCTTCATTCCCGCGGACCTGGAACAGGGCAAGGTGGTGAATTCGCTTGTTTACGGCGCTGATGTCATCGGTATCAAGGGCCACTACGATGAAGTGAACCGCCTGTGCGCGGAGATCGCCGGCAAATATGGCTGGGCCTTTGTGAACGTGAACATGCGGCCTTACTACGCCGAGGGCTCGAAGAGCATGGGCTTCGAAATCATGGAACAACTCGGCTGGCAAATCCCGCAGCACACTGTCGTTCCGATGGCGTCTGGCTCGTTGCTGACCAAGATCCAGAAGTCATATCAGGAATTCACCAAGCTCGGCCTCGTGAGCGAGACGAAGTATTCCGTGCACGGCGCGCAGGCGACCGGTTGCTCGCCGATCTCCGTCGCACAAAAAGCGGGGCTCGATTTTTTCAAGCCGGTCAAACCGAACACCATTGCCAAGTCGCTGGCCATTGGCACGCCGGCGGACGGTTTTTACGCGCTGAAAGTGATGAAGGATACGGGGGGCTCTGCCGAGGACGTCACGGATGACGAGATCCGCGAAGGCATCAAGTCGCTCGCGGAATGCGAAGGGATTTTTTCCGAAACCGCCGGCGGAGTCACGGTTGGTGTCGCGAAGAAACTGATTGCTGCGGGCAAGATTCAGGCGAATGATTCCGTCGTCCTTTGCATCACCGGCAACGGCCTGAAGACGCTCGACGCGGTCGTGGGCCACGTCGGCAGGACGCGCGAAATCAAGCCGAGCTTGCGCGAGTTCGAAGCGATGCTGGCGAGTGAGGAGAAGGTAAGCGCGTAATTACGTTGAATGGCATTTCAACAACTTTGATGCTGCTCGGCGGACTTCTATCGTTCGCTAACTGGTGGAGTGTTATTCAAAGTTACGTAACCAAGCGATTTCACTCTTCGATTCCACTGTTCGGTGCTGCACTGCTTGGAACAGGAATGCTGCTGAATCCAACGACCCGCCCTTACGCTTGGAGTGCGCTCATCTCGGATTACGGCACGCTTGCTTTCTTGATCGCCTTGCCTCGAATGATTCGTGAGTCCTGGAATACGAGTCGGTTCAATCTACTCTGCGAATATCTTGGCCAAGCTGGAATGAAAAAAGTGCATCTACGCCTTTTCCGACGCGGTATCTTCACCATCCGCCTACATCTGCATCGACCGCCGGGCGAAGCTGGATTGGTTGGGACTGGCACAATTGGAACTTGGAAGTGCGAAGGGACTCAGTTGTTGCTCTCAACTTGGACACATGAAACAGCCGTTTTCAGTGTGAACCCTAAAG
The nucleotide sequence above comes from Candidatus Angelobacter sp.. Encoded proteins:
- the thrC gene encoding threonine synthase: MEKNAGFMKALRCRECGREYPLIATHVCEFDFGPLEVAYDYDRAKRALTPPVIRSRPQTMWRYRELLPVAGEPTVGFEVGFTPLIKADRLARRLGVRELWVKNDTVNYPTLSFKDRVVSVALSRARELGFTTVACASTGNLANSVAANAAAAGLKAYVFIPADLEQGKVVNSLVYGADVIGIKGHYDEVNRLCAEIAGKYGWAFVNVNMRPYYAEGSKSMGFEIMEQLGWQIPQHTVVPMASGSLLTKIQKSYQEFTKLGLVSETKYSVHGAQATGCSPISVAQKAGLDFFKPVKPNTIAKSLAIGTPADGFYALKVMKDTGGSAEDVTDDEIREGIKSLAECEGIFSETAGGVTVGVAKKLIAAGKIQANDSVVLCITGNGLKTLDAVVGHVGRTREIKPSLREFEAMLASEEKVSA